A portion of the Oryzias melastigma strain HK-1 linkage group LG1, ASM292280v2, whole genome shotgun sequence genome contains these proteins:
- the LOC112137305 gene encoding Kv channel-interacting protein 2: MKSSSQDQSLSESRELDRSFDPLTGNPPSKPLKKSLKQRFLKLLPCYHSDSTPSINQRSISDEAELSTVCFRPQGLDRLVQQTRFSKKELQVLYRGFKNECPSGVVNEETFKRIYSQFFPQGDSSMYAHFLFEAFDTHNNGSVSFEDFAVSLSILLRGSITDKLHWAFNLYDLNKDGCITREEMTDIMFSIYDMMGRCTYPNIKASAPKEHVDSFFQKMDSNSDGVVTIEEFLDTCQKDENIMRSMHMFDDVI, translated from the exons ATGAAGTCCAGCAGCCAGGACCAGAGTCTGTCGGAGTCCAGGGAGCTGGACCGCTCCTTCGACCCGCTCACAG GTAACCCTCCATCCAAACCCCTGAAGAAGAGCCTGAAGCAGCGGTTCCTCAAACTGCTGCCCTGCTATCACTCCGACTCCACTCCTTCAATAAACCAAA GAAGCATCAGCGACGAGGCGGAACTGTCCACCGTGTGCTTCAGGCCGCAGGGCCTCGACCGCCTCGTTCAGCAGACCCGGTTCAGCAAGAAGGAGCTGCAGGTGCTCTACAGAGGATTCAAAAAC GAATGTCCGAGCGGCGTCGTGAATGAGGAAACCTTTAAACGAATCTACTCCCAGTTCTTCCCTCAGGGGG ATTCCAGCATGTAcgcccacttcctgtttgaggctTTCGACACGCACAACAACGGATCGGTCAGCTTTGAG GACTTTGCTGTGAGTCTGTCCATCCTCCTGAGAGGCTCCATCACTGACAAACTCCACTGGGCCTTCAACCTGTACGACCTCAACAAGGACGGCTGCATCACCAGAGAG GAGATGACAGACATAATGTTCTCCATTTACGACATGATGGGGAGGTGCACGTACCCCAACATAAAGGCCAGCGCTCCAAAGGAACACGTGGACAGCTTCTTCCAG AAAATGGACAGCAACAGCGACGGCGTGGTCACCATCGAGGAGTTCTTGGACACGTGTCAAAAG GATGAGAACATCATGCGCTCCATGCACATGTTTGACGATGTGATCTGA